One genomic segment of Tursiops truncatus isolate mTurTru1 chromosome 11, mTurTru1.mat.Y, whole genome shotgun sequence includes these proteins:
- the CCDC184 gene encoding coiled-coil domain-containing protein 184, whose translation MEDGLLEIMTKDGGDMPAPLEVSTVPAVGDVISGEYNGGMKELMEHLKAQLQALFEDVRAMRGALDEQASHIQVLSDDVCANQRAIVSMCRIMTTAPRQGGLGVVGGKGSFPGAPQEPETPSLGIEDSGLLGRDPEEEEDDDSEEKEMPSSATPTSHCERPESPCAGLLGGDGPLVEPLDLPDITLLQLEGEASL comes from the coding sequence ATGGAGGACGGTCTGCTGGAGATCATGACCAAGGACGGCGGCGACATGCCGGCACCTCTGGAGGTGTCCACAGTGCCGGCCGTGGGGGACGTGATCTCCGGGGAGTACAACGGCGGCATGAAGGAGCTGATGGAGCACCTGAAGGCCCAACTGCAGGCCCTGTTTGAGGACGTGAGGGCCATGCGGGGGGCCCTGGATGAGCAGGCCTCGCACATCCAGGTGCTCTCGGACGACGTGTGCGCCAACCAGCGAGCCATCGTCTCCATGTGCCGGATTATGACCACCGCGCCCCGCCAGGGTGGCCTGGGCGTGGTCGGCGGCAAGGGGAGCTTCCCGGGCGCCCCTCAAGAGCCGGAGACCCCTTCGCTTGGGATCGAGGACAGCGGTTTGCTGGGTCGCGAtcctgaggaggaggaggacgacgaTTCAGAAGAGAAGGAGATGCCCAGCTCCGCCACACCCACTAGTCACTGTGAGCGCCCCGAGAGCCCCTGTGCTGGCCTCCTTGGGGGGGACGGGCCACTTGTggagcccctcgacctgcccgACATTACCCTGCTGCAGCTGGAGGGAGAGGCCTCTCTGTGA